One region of Terricaulis silvestris genomic DNA includes:
- a CDS encoding aspartate aminotransferase family protein — protein sequence MAARNYNIPELRRLDVEHHLPAQANYAELQRIGGSRIITRAEGSTIYDGEGNAILDGMAGLWCVNVGYGREELVRAAAEQMQELPFYNTFFKTATPPTVMLAAKLAEKLGGKLQHVFFNASGSEANDTVMRLVRYYWSLKGEPKRTVFISRRNAYHGSTMAGASLGGMAHMHPIGGLPIPGIEHVAQPYKFNEGFNEDEEAFGARVAQEIEDRIIKVGPENVAAFIGEVVQGAGGVIIPPKGYWKRVEAICEKYGILLVVDEVITGFGRLGEWFGFQHFGVTPDLVPMAKGLSSGYLPISAVGVSSDIVKVLRDGNGEFAHGYTYSGHPVAAAVALKNIEIIEREGLVERVKNDAGPYFAEALKRLEGDPLVGEVRSLGLIGAVEIVAKKGTNERFTGKEGKAGPIVRDTCIKNGLMVRGIRDSVVMCPPLIITHAEIDRMIDIIGRSLREAEPALRALKAD from the coding sequence ATGGCTGCGCGCAACTATAACATTCCGGAGCTTCGCAGGCTCGATGTCGAACACCATTTGCCGGCACAGGCCAACTACGCGGAGCTGCAACGCATCGGCGGCAGCCGAATAATCACACGCGCCGAAGGGTCGACCATCTATGACGGCGAAGGCAATGCAATCCTCGACGGCATGGCGGGGCTATGGTGCGTGAATGTCGGCTATGGGCGCGAGGAACTGGTGCGCGCCGCGGCCGAGCAGATGCAGGAACTGCCGTTCTACAACACGTTCTTCAAGACAGCGACACCGCCCACGGTGATGCTGGCGGCGAAGCTGGCGGAGAAACTCGGCGGCAAGCTGCAGCACGTCTTCTTTAATGCGTCGGGATCGGAAGCAAACGACACGGTGATGCGTCTGGTGCGCTATTACTGGTCGCTCAAGGGCGAGCCGAAGCGCACGGTGTTTATCAGCCGTCGCAACGCCTATCACGGCTCGACTATGGCCGGCGCGAGCCTCGGCGGCATGGCGCATATGCATCCAATCGGCGGGCTGCCGATACCCGGCATTGAACACGTGGCGCAACCTTACAAGTTCAACGAAGGCTTCAACGAGGACGAAGAAGCGTTCGGCGCGCGTGTCGCGCAGGAGATCGAGGACCGCATCATCAAGGTGGGGCCGGAGAACGTCGCGGCGTTCATCGGTGAAGTGGTGCAAGGCGCCGGCGGCGTGATCATTCCGCCGAAGGGCTATTGGAAGCGCGTCGAAGCTATCTGCGAGAAGTACGGCATTCTGCTCGTGGTCGACGAAGTGATCACCGGGTTCGGCCGTCTGGGCGAATGGTTCGGCTTTCAGCATTTCGGCGTGACGCCGGACTTGGTGCCGATGGCGAAGGGGTTGTCGTCCGGCTATCTGCCGATCTCGGCGGTCGGCGTGTCGAGCGACATCGTGAAGGTGCTGCGCGACGGCAATGGCGAGTTCGCGCATGGCTACACGTATTCGGGTCACCCGGTCGCGGCTGCGGTGGCGCTGAAGAACATCGAGATCATCGAGCGCGAAGGCTTGGTCGAGCGCGTGAAGAACGATGCTGGGCCATATTTCGCCGAGGCGCTGAAGCGGCTCGAAGGCGATCCGCTGGTTGGCGAAGTGCGTTCGCTCGGTTTGATCGGCGCTGTGGAGATCGTCGCCAAGAAGGGAACCAACGAGCGCTTCACCGGCAAGGAAGGCAAGGCGGGGCCGATCGTGCGCGATACCTGCATCAAGAACGGGCTGATGGTGCGCGGCATTCGCGACAGCGTCGTGATGTGCCCGCCGCTGATCATCACGCACGCCGAAATCGATCGCATGATCGACATTATTGGCCGCTCACTGCGTGAAGCCGAGCCGGCGTTGCGGGCGCTGAAGGCGGATTAA
- a CDS encoding GntR family transcriptional regulator — protein MITSDTKEEGLNSAIYAELRQRLVTGRMAPGHELSTRSLAAELGVSQTPVRDALSRLSAEGAVSIRSKRRVRVPPMTSERFDDLLNCRVTLETEAASLALSNLTAQHVEELRRIDAELDAAIAKGDPDAYMMANYRFHFTLYRASNRPTLIQLIETVWLQFGPFMRVVYGRLGNAHLHDNHQSAIKAILAKDEAALRSAIEHDISDGMALIKRTGLAVEGGVAP, from the coding sequence ATGATTACCAGCGACACCAAAGAAGAAGGCCTGAACTCAGCAATCTATGCTGAACTTCGGCAAAGACTCGTGACCGGCCGCATGGCGCCTGGTCACGAGCTATCCACACGTAGTCTAGCGGCGGAATTAGGCGTTAGCCAAACACCGGTGCGTGACGCGCTCTCACGTTTGTCCGCCGAAGGAGCAGTGTCGATCCGCTCCAAGCGCCGCGTGCGCGTGCCGCCGATGACGAGCGAACGGTTCGACGATTTGCTCAACTGCCGCGTCACGTTGGAGACCGAAGCAGCGTCACTCGCGCTCTCGAACTTGACGGCGCAACACGTCGAAGAACTCCGCCGCATTGATGCCGAACTTGATGCCGCGATCGCCAAGGGCGATCCCGATGCGTACATGATGGCGAACTATCGCTTCCACTTCACACTCTATCGCGCCTCGAACCGGCCTACGTTGATCCAGCTGATCGAAACGGTGTGGCTGCAGTTCGGGCCGTTCATGCGCGTCGTCTACGGCCGCCTCGGCAACGCGCATCTGCACGACAACCACCAAAGCGCGATCAAGGCGATCCTCGCCAAGGACGAAGCCGCGCTGCGCAGCGCGATCGAGCATGACATCTCCGACGGCATGGCGCTGATCAAGCGCACCGGGCTGGCAGTCGAAGGCGGCGTCGCGCCTTAA
- a CDS encoding glutamine synthetase family protein has protein sequence MSFSNWIKERGIGEIECLIPDLNGVLRGKVFPAQKFLQSERDGSLRIPSSIYLLTVTGEYADEADEAMSTQDPDVVLRPDIDTICVAPGYKTPTAFVFADTYHTSGEPYDIAPRYVLRRVLKLYEEMGVRPVVAPELEFYLTQVNTDPDLPLMPPAGRSGRSETSPQPYGLEAITEYEDLIETIYEHAELASLHLDTMIHESGTAQLEINFNHGDPVHVSDQVLVFKRIVRQVALKHGVYATFMAKPHENQPGSAMHLHVSLVDAKKGNNLFGSQSAMGAEANTEMFRNFVGGLQKYLGACTPLFAPNVNSFRRMRPDFSAPINLQWGYDNRSCGLRVPISQTENRRIENRLPGADANPYLAIAAVLACGYIGIRDKVAPAEMVQGSAYKWARTLPRTLSEGLDRFQKCQPVIELLGDHFCTAFQMIKAHELSNFEGVISSWERDHLLLKV, from the coding sequence ATGAGCTTTTCGAATTGGATCAAGGAACGCGGCATTGGTGAGATCGAGTGTCTGATTCCCGACTTGAACGGCGTCCTTCGCGGCAAGGTGTTTCCGGCGCAGAAATTTCTGCAAAGCGAACGCGATGGATCGCTGCGGATTCCGTCGAGCATCTATCTGCTGACTGTCACCGGCGAGTATGCCGACGAGGCCGACGAGGCGATGTCTACGCAAGATCCAGATGTCGTGCTGCGGCCCGACATCGATACAATCTGCGTGGCGCCGGGCTACAAGACGCCGACTGCGTTCGTCTTTGCCGATACGTATCACACCAGCGGTGAACCCTACGACATCGCGCCGCGCTACGTGCTGCGGCGTGTGCTGAAGCTCTATGAGGAAATGGGTGTGCGGCCGGTGGTGGCGCCGGAGCTCGAATTTTATCTGACCCAGGTGAACACCGATCCGGATTTGCCGCTGATGCCGCCGGCCGGGCGTTCGGGCCGCTCGGAAACGTCCCCGCAGCCCTACGGGCTTGAAGCGATCACCGAATACGAAGACCTGATCGAAACGATCTACGAGCACGCCGAACTGGCGTCGCTGCATCTCGACACCATGATCCACGAGAGCGGCACGGCGCAGCTCGAGATCAATTTCAATCACGGCGATCCGGTGCATGTGTCGGACCAGGTGCTGGTGTTCAAGCGTATTGTTCGGCAAGTCGCGCTGAAGCACGGCGTCTATGCGACGTTCATGGCCAAGCCCCACGAGAACCAACCGGGCAGTGCGATGCATCTGCACGTTTCGCTGGTCGACGCCAAGAAGGGCAACAACCTGTTCGGGTCACAAAGTGCTATGGGCGCTGAAGCCAACACCGAGATGTTCCGCAACTTCGTCGGTGGGTTGCAGAAGTATCTCGGCGCATGCACGCCGCTGTTCGCGCCGAACGTGAACTCGTTCCGCCGCATGCGGCCGGACTTCTCGGCGCCGATCAACCTGCAGTGGGGCTATGACAACCGCTCCTGCGGCTTGCGTGTGCCGATCTCGCAAACCGAGAACCGGCGCATCGAGAACCGTTTGCCAGGCGCGGACGCCAATCCGTACTTGGCAATCGCGGCGGTGCTAGCGTGCGGGTATATTGGCATCCGCGACAAGGTTGCGCCGGCGGAGATGGTGCAGGGGAGCGCTTACAAATGGGCGCGGACATTGCCGCGAACGCTGAGCGAAGGCCTGGATCGCTTCCAGAAGTGCCAACCGGTGATCGAATTGCTGGGTGACCATTTCTGCACGGCGTTCCAGATGATCAAGGCGCACGAGCTCAGCAATTTCGAGGGCGTCATCAGCTCTTGGGAGCGCGACCACTTGCTCTTGAAGGTGTGA